In Balaenoptera acutorostrata chromosome 12, mBalAcu1.1, whole genome shotgun sequence, a single window of DNA contains:
- the PFN4 gene encoding profilin-4, with translation MSHLQNLLLDTLLGTKHVDSAALIKLQEQSLCVASPGFSVMPSDVRTLVNGFAKNPLKTRREGLYFKEKDYKCVRADDYSLYAKSENTGVVVVKTHLYLLVATYTEGMYPSVCVEATEKLGEYLRRKGN, from the exons ATGAGCCATTTGCAGAACTTACTGTTAGATACACTCCTGGGAACAAAGCATGTGGACAGTGCAGCCCTCATCAAACTCCAGGAGCAGAGCCTATGTGTAGCATCACCTGGATTTAGT GTAATGCCCAGTGATGTCCGAACACTTGTGAATGGATTTGCCAAGAACCCTTTGAAAACCAGAAGAGAAGGATTGTATTTCAAGGAGAAGGACTACAAATGTGTCCGGGCAGATGACTATTCTCTTTATGCTAAGAGT gAAAACACTGGTGTGGTTGTTGTGAAGACCCATCTGTATCTTCTGGTGGCAACTTACACTGAGGGCATGTATCCTAGTGTCTGTGTGGAAGCCACAGAGAAATTGG gaGAATAtctaagaagaaaaggaaattaa